In a genomic window of Glaciimonas sp. PCH181:
- the acnA gene encoding aconitate hydratase AcnA, with protein sequence MSRNTLNTLKEFKISETKKGKFYSLPALEKKLGINISRLPVSIRIVLESVLRNCDGKKVTEEHVKQLAAWSATGARTDEIPFVVSRVVLQDFTGVPLLADLAAMRNVAAQLGKDPKNIEPLVPVDLVVDHSVQIDHFREKKALDLNMKLEFQRNNERYQFMKWGMQAFDTFGVVPPGFGIVHQVNLEYLARGVHKKGDVFYPDTLVGTDSHTTMINGIGVVGWGVGGIEAEAGMLGQPVYFLTPDVVGVNLTGQLREGVTATDLVLTITELLRKAKVVGKFVEFFGEGTASLSLTDRATIANMAPEYGATMGFFPVDEATIDYFKGTGRSKAEISAFEGYFRAQKLFGIPKEGDIDYTTVIALDLGTVAPSLAGPKRPQDRIEIGNVKNNFAELFSKSAAESGFNKKAEDLDAKYVDANGVGVMNGDVLIAAITSCTNTSNPSVMLAAGLLAKKAVEAGLKVSPHIKTSLAPGSRVVTEYLTAAGLLPYLEKLGFGVTAYGCTTCIGNAGDLTPSMNEAIVKNDIVASAILSGNRNFEARIHPNIRSNFLASPPLVVAYAIAGNMTRDLMTEPVGRGKGKDGKAKDIYLGDIWPTSQEVAKLMKFAMNAKTFKANYADVKGAPGKLWEGIKGVAQGQVYDWPTSTYIAEPPFFQDFTMEPKPAATGITGARALGVFGDSITTDHISPAGAIKESSPAGKWLAENGVLKADFNSYGSRRGNHEIMMRGTFANVRIKNLMIPATPDGSRVEGGITLHQPAAAEMSIYDAAMQYVKDGVPTMVFAGEEYGTGSSRDWAAKGTQLLGVKAVFARSFERIHRSNLVGMGVLPLQFIGTDSVDTLGITGNETFDLKGIDGEIKPQQDAILVIHRADGETKEVKVLLRIDTPIEVDYYKHGGILPFVLRQLLAA encoded by the coding sequence ATGTCCCGCAACACGTTGAACACGCTCAAGGAATTTAAGATTTCCGAGACAAAGAAAGGCAAATTTTATTCTCTGCCTGCGCTAGAAAAAAAACTCGGCATCAACATTTCACGCCTGCCTGTATCGATCCGTATCGTGCTGGAATCAGTGCTACGTAACTGTGATGGCAAGAAAGTAACCGAAGAGCACGTCAAGCAACTCGCCGCCTGGAGCGCAACAGGTGCCCGCACTGACGAAATTCCTTTCGTAGTTTCTCGCGTAGTTCTACAAGATTTCACCGGCGTCCCACTGCTGGCCGACCTGGCAGCAATGCGTAACGTCGCAGCACAACTCGGCAAAGATCCAAAGAACATCGAGCCGCTAGTACCGGTTGATCTGGTCGTCGACCACTCAGTTCAAATCGATCATTTCCGTGAAAAGAAAGCACTCGACCTAAACATGAAACTGGAATTTCAGCGCAATAACGAGCGCTATCAGTTCATGAAATGGGGCATGCAGGCATTTGATACATTCGGCGTAGTTCCTCCTGGCTTCGGTATCGTCCATCAAGTCAATCTGGAATACCTTGCACGTGGCGTACACAAAAAAGGCGATGTTTTCTACCCTGATACATTAGTCGGCACGGATTCGCACACCACGATGATTAACGGTATCGGCGTAGTCGGCTGGGGCGTTGGTGGTATTGAAGCAGAAGCCGGTATGCTGGGACAACCGGTTTATTTCCTGACACCGGACGTTGTCGGCGTCAATCTGACAGGCCAATTGCGTGAAGGCGTCACCGCAACTGACTTGGTCCTGACGATCACTGAGCTGCTGCGTAAAGCCAAAGTTGTTGGCAAATTTGTTGAGTTCTTCGGCGAAGGCACTGCATCGCTGAGCCTTACTGATCGCGCAACTATCGCGAACATGGCACCAGAATACGGCGCAACAATGGGCTTCTTCCCAGTCGACGAAGCAACCATCGACTACTTCAAGGGCACTGGCCGCAGCAAGGCAGAAATCTCTGCTTTCGAAGGCTATTTCCGCGCACAAAAATTGTTCGGCATTCCAAAAGAAGGCGACATCGATTACACCACAGTTATCGCACTCGATTTGGGCACAGTTGCACCATCATTAGCAGGTCCGAAGCGTCCACAAGATCGTATCGAAATCGGCAATGTAAAAAACAACTTCGCTGAATTATTCAGCAAGTCGGCAGCAGAAAGCGGCTTCAACAAAAAAGCTGAAGATCTGGATGCAAAATACGTTGATGCGAACGGCGTCGGCGTCATGAACGGTGACGTTTTGATCGCTGCGATCACATCTTGCACCAACACATCCAATCCAAGCGTCATGCTAGCTGCTGGTTTGCTCGCTAAAAAAGCGGTTGAAGCTGGCCTCAAAGTATCGCCACATATCAAAACTTCGCTGGCCCCTGGCTCACGCGTTGTTACCGAATACCTGACTGCAGCCGGTTTGCTGCCGTACCTGGAAAAACTCGGCTTCGGCGTCACTGCCTACGGTTGCACCACCTGTATCGGTAACGCTGGCGATCTGACACCATCAATGAACGAAGCCATCGTCAAGAACGACATCGTCGCTTCGGCCATTCTGTCTGGTAACCGCAATTTTGAAGCACGGATCCATCCGAATATTCGCTCTAACTTCCTGGCATCGCCGCCGCTAGTCGTCGCATACGCCATCGCTGGCAATATGACGCGCGATCTGATGACTGAGCCAGTTGGTCGTGGTAAAGGCAAAGATGGCAAAGCCAAGGATATCTATCTGGGCGACATCTGGCCAACTTCGCAAGAAGTCGCCAAGCTGATGAAATTCGCGATGAATGCCAAGACGTTCAAGGCAAACTATGCGGATGTCAAAGGCGCGCCGGGCAAATTGTGGGAAGGCATCAAGGGCGTAGCCCAAGGTCAGGTTTATGATTGGCCAACTTCGACTTACATTGCTGAACCGCCATTCTTCCAAGACTTTACGATGGAACCAAAACCGGCTGCTACTGGCATTACCGGCGCGCGCGCGCTAGGCGTATTTGGCGACTCGATCACTACCGACCATATCTCACCAGCCGGTGCGATTAAAGAATCCAGCCCAGCTGGTAAATGGTTGGCAGAAAACGGCGTGTTGAAGGCTGACTTCAACTCCTACGGCTCACGTCGTGGTAATCATGAAATCATGATGCGCGGCACTTTCGCCAATGTACGTATCAAAAACTTGATGATCCCGGCAACGCCTGACGGCTCACGTGTTGAAGGCGGCATCACGCTGCATCAGCCAGCAGCTGCAGAAATGTCAATTTACGATGCAGCAATGCAATACGTAAAAGACGGCGTTCCAACCATGGTCTTTGCTGGTGAAGAGTACGGTACAGGTTCGTCACGTGACTGGGCAGCCAAAGGCACACAATTGCTAGGCGTAAAAGCAGTTTTTGCCCGTTCCTTTGAGCGTATTCACCGTTCGAATCTGGTCGGTATGGGCGTATTGCCACTACAGTTCATCGGTACAGATAGCGTTGATACACTTGGCATCACTGGTAATGAAACCTTTGACCTCAAAGGTATCGACGGTGAAATCAAGCCACAACAAGATGCTATATTGGTAATCCATCGTGCCGACGGCGAAACCAAAGAAGTGAAGGTTCTGCTGCGTATCGATACACCAATCGAAGTCGATTACTACAAACATGGCGGTATCCTGCCATTCGTGCTGCGTCAGTTACTTGCGGCATAA
- a CDS encoding CoA ester lyase, with product MHPTEVLFLGKQPPVSLPVCDHYAGAEKLMRKSVVLQQELGPVFDITFDCEDGAAAGNEATHAQLVSAVIASEDNRFNRIGARVHDLSSSFFEQDVEIICRTAATRLAYLMLPKAEGVADVSAAIDLINHHSSLAGRQALPVHVLIETHGALTDVAAIAALPQVESLSFGIMDFVSAHYGAIPSAAMRSPGQFTHPLVTRAKLNIAAACHAHGKTPSHNVTTEIHDSAVIAEDALRAKTEFGYTRMWSIHPSQIRHILNAFSPTQSEVSEAAHILLAAQKAAWGPIQYHGNLHDRASYRYYWTVLQRARGNGIVLPSPANALFSN from the coding sequence ATGCACCCTACCGAGGTTTTATTCCTAGGCAAGCAACCACCGGTCTCCCTTCCGGTTTGCGATCACTATGCAGGTGCCGAAAAGCTCATGCGTAAGTCGGTCGTTCTTCAACAAGAACTGGGCCCTGTATTCGATATTACTTTTGACTGCGAAGATGGCGCTGCTGCTGGCAACGAAGCCACACATGCGCAACTTGTCTCTGCCGTTATCGCTAGCGAAGACAATCGATTTAATCGTATCGGTGCACGCGTTCATGATCTAAGCAGCAGTTTTTTCGAACAAGATGTAGAAATTATTTGTCGCACCGCAGCGACGCGCCTCGCTTATCTGATGCTGCCGAAGGCAGAAGGCGTGGCAGATGTCAGCGCCGCCATTGACCTTATCAATCACCACTCCAGTCTGGCTGGGCGTCAGGCGCTGCCGGTACATGTTCTTATCGAAACACACGGCGCGCTGACTGATGTAGCCGCAATCGCCGCGTTACCACAGGTCGAATCACTCTCATTCGGGATCATGGATTTTGTGTCCGCCCACTATGGTGCGATTCCGAGTGCTGCCATGCGCTCGCCCGGGCAATTCACGCATCCCCTAGTCACCCGCGCCAAGCTCAACATTGCAGCCGCCTGTCACGCGCATGGCAAAACGCCTTCGCATAACGTCACGACTGAAATTCACGACAGCGCTGTCATTGCTGAAGATGCGCTTCGTGCCAAGACGGAATTCGGTTATACGCGGATGTGGAGTATTCACCCTTCGCAGATCAGGCACATTTTGAACGCATTTTCACCGACTCAGTCAGAAGTGAGCGAAGCGGCTCACATTTTACTGGCTGCCCAAAAGGCAGCCTGGGGTCCTATCCAATACCACGGCAATTTGCATGATCGCGCTAGTTACCGTTATTACTGGACCGTTTTGCAGCGAGCGAGAGGCAATGGCATCGTACTGCCCTCCCCCGCGAATGCATTATTTTCTAACTAA
- a CDS encoding malate dehydrogenase — MAKTPMRVAVTGAAGQIGYSLLFRIANGDLLGKDQPVILQLLEIPDEKAQKALKGVIMEIDDCAFPLLAGVTAHSDPLTAFKDIDVALLVGARPRGPGMERKDLLEANAQIFTVQGKALDAVASRNVKVLVVGNPANTNAYIAMKSAPNLPAKNFTAMLRLDHNRALSQVAAKSGKPVASIEKMFVWGNHSPTMYADYRYATVDGQSVKDLINDHEWNKDVFLPTVGKRGAAIIEARGLSSAASAANAAIDHVRDWVLGTNGKWTTMGVPSDGSYGIPEGTIFGFPVTTENGEYKIVQGLEIDAFSQERINVTLNELLEEREGVKHLVG; from the coding sequence ATGGCTAAAACCCCAATGCGTGTTGCCGTAACCGGCGCCGCTGGTCAAATCGGTTATTCCCTATTATTCCGCATTGCCAATGGCGACTTGCTCGGCAAAGACCAACCGGTTATTTTGCAATTGCTGGAAATTCCTGACGAAAAAGCCCAAAAAGCATTAAAGGGCGTCATCATGGAAATCGACGATTGCGCATTCCCATTACTGGCTGGCGTTACTGCTCACAGCGACCCACTGACAGCATTCAAAGATATCGACGTAGCCCTGTTGGTTGGCGCACGTCCTCGCGGTCCAGGAATGGAACGTAAAGACCTGCTAGAAGCCAATGCGCAAATCTTTACCGTTCAAGGTAAAGCACTTGATGCTGTCGCATCACGCAATGTCAAAGTATTGGTAGTCGGCAATCCAGCTAATACCAACGCTTATATCGCGATGAAATCGGCACCTAACCTGCCAGCGAAAAACTTCACTGCGATGCTGCGCCTGGATCACAACCGTGCTTTGTCGCAAGTCGCGGCAAAATCCGGCAAGCCAGTAGCCTCGATCGAAAAAATGTTCGTATGGGGCAATCACTCGCCAACTATGTACGCCGACTATCGCTATGCGACAGTGGACGGACAATCGGTTAAAGACTTGATCAACGATCACGAGTGGAACAAAGATGTATTCCTGCCAACCGTTGGTAAACGCGGCGCAGCAATCATCGAAGCACGTGGCCTGTCTTCCGCAGCATCGGCAGCTAACGCTGCAATCGATCACGTGCGTGACTGGGTCTTGGGCACAAATGGCAAGTGGACTACTATGGGCGTTCCATCGGATGGTTCATACGGTATTCCTGAAGGAACTATCTTCGGTTTCCCTGTTACAACCGAAAACGGCGAATACAAAATCGTTCAAGGTTTGGAAATCGACGCATTCTCGCAAGAACGTATCAACGTAACGTTGAACGAACTGTTGGAAGAGCGTGAAGGCGTGAAACATTTGGTTGGTTAA
- a CDS encoding GntR family transcriptional regulator — protein sequence MSSTPSNMISSDPATPGSAAVAGISPTFSPLYQQIKALIMQRLQSGEWKPGELIPSEVELGNRFKVSQGTVRKAIDELAAENLVIRRQGKGTFVATHHEDQTQFRFLRLMPDDSQPKPAEKRVIELKRLRAPAEIARLLGMKSGDSVVFVKRVMSFEGAPTILEELWLPGVIFKGLTLERLVEYRGPMYGLFETEFGTRMIRATEQIRAASADDEVAELLSVRPLSPLLSVERVSFTYGDKPVEVRRGLYVTEHHHYQNELS from the coding sequence ATGAGTTCCACACCATCGAATATGATTAGCAGTGATCCAGCCACCCCCGGCAGCGCTGCTGTCGCTGGAATATCCCCCACCTTTAGCCCCCTCTATCAACAGATCAAAGCGCTCATCATGCAGCGTCTGCAATCTGGCGAATGGAAACCGGGCGAATTAATTCCTAGCGAAGTAGAGTTGGGTAACCGTTTCAAGGTTAGCCAGGGAACCGTTCGAAAAGCAATTGATGAGCTGGCTGCTGAAAATTTAGTCATTCGGCGTCAAGGTAAAGGTACTTTTGTTGCGACGCATCATGAGGATCAGACTCAGTTCAGATTTTTACGCCTAATGCCAGATGATAGTCAACCGAAACCCGCTGAAAAGCGCGTTATTGAGTTGAAACGTTTACGTGCTCCGGCGGAAATTGCGCGCTTGCTCGGCATGAAATCCGGCGATTCTGTAGTATTCGTCAAGCGCGTTATGTCGTTCGAGGGCGCACCGACCATTCTCGAAGAGTTATGGTTGCCCGGCGTTATATTCAAAGGTTTGACGCTCGAACGTTTGGTTGAGTATCGCGGGCCTATGTATGGGCTGTTTGAGACGGAGTTTGGGACGCGCATGATTCGCGCGACCGAACAAATCCGTGCGGCAAGTGCCGATGACGAAGTGGCGGAGTTATTAAGCGTGCGACCTTTATCGCCGCTTTTGAGTGTCGAGAGAGTCTCGTTTACATACGGCGATAAGCCTGTAGAAGTGCGACGTGGACTGTACGTGACGGAGCATCATCATTACCAGAACGAGTTAAGTTAG
- the sdhC gene encoding succinate dehydrogenase, cytochrome b556 subunit: MSEAEAEKNQRPQFRNINLNQLIGYRLPLAGFVSILHRISGLLMFLLLPFILFLLDTSLVSETSFEYFRGITSNWLVKLIILALSWAYLHHFCAGIRHLIMDNHIGLDKDSARKSAVGVFAVSLPLALLVALKLFGAF, encoded by the coding sequence ATGTCTGAAGCCGAAGCCGAAAAAAATCAGCGGCCACAATTTCGAAATATAAATCTTAATCAACTAATCGGTTATCGCTTGCCACTGGCAGGTTTTGTCTCGATTCTGCACCGAATTAGTGGCTTGCTGATGTTTTTGCTGCTGCCTTTCATTCTCTTTCTGCTCGACACCAGTCTCGTATCCGAAACTTCGTTCGAATATTTTAGAGGCATTACTTCCAACTGGTTAGTCAAACTGATCATTCTTGCGCTTTCATGGGCTTATCTGCATCATTTCTGCGCTGGCATTCGCCACTTGATCATGGATAACCATATCGGCCTGGATAAAGATAGCGCACGTAAATCAGCAGTCGGCGTATTTGCTGTAAGTTTGCCACTAGCTTTGCTAGTTGCATTGAAATTGTTCGGAGCATTCTAA
- the sdhD gene encoding succinate dehydrogenase, hydrophobic membrane anchor protein — translation MANNNIGSKRLIVGAHYGLRDWLAQRATAVVMALYTVILLISFLTASDFSYQGWAGLFAHQWFKLATFVALMALFYHAWVGVRDIWMDYVKPVALRLVLQVATILWLVGCAGWAAQILWRV, via the coding sequence ATGGCTAATAATAATATCGGTTCAAAGCGCCTGATCGTCGGCGCACATTACGGTCTGCGCGATTGGCTCGCGCAACGCGCTACAGCTGTTGTCATGGCGCTGTACACCGTTATCTTATTGATTTCCTTTTTGACTGCGAGTGATTTCAGCTACCAAGGTTGGGCTGGATTATTTGCACATCAGTGGTTCAAGTTGGCGACCTTCGTTGCCTTAATGGCGCTGTTTTATCACGCATGGGTTGGTGTGCGCGATATCTGGATGGATTACGTTAAACCGGTCGCTTTGCGGCTGGTATTGCAAGTTGCCACAATTTTGTGGCTAGTCGGTTGTGCCGGATGGGCGGCGCAGATTTTGTGGAGAGTGTAA
- the sdhA gene encoding succinate dehydrogenase flavoprotein subunit, whose translation MAAIKSTIPTRRFDAVIVGAGGSGMRASLQLAEAGLNVAVLSKVFPTRSHTVAAQGGIGASLGNMSEDNWYWHMFDTVKGSDYLGDQDAIEFMCREAAKAVYELEHLGMPFDRNADGTIYQRPFGGHSANFGEKPVARACAAADRTGHALLHTLYQRNVRAKTHFFVEWMAIDLVRDADGDVLGVLALEMETGEIMMLEAKTTVMATGGAGRIWAASTNAFINTGDGMGMAARAGIPLEDMEFWQFHPTGVAGAGVLITEGVRGEGGILINANGERFMERYAPTLKDLAPRDFVSRSMDQEIKEGRGCGPNKDHVMLDLRHIGAETIKKRLPSILEIGHKFANVDALKEPIPVVPTIHYQMGGIPTNVYGQVVVPKNGIPNAIVNGLYAIGECACVSVHGANRLGTNSLLDLVVFGRAAGNHIVDSKLKERSNKPLPADATDAALARVAKLEASTGSERVQDVAGDIRKTMQHYCGVFRTDELLQQGYKEIMVLDERRKHVAFKDKSKVFNTARVEALELDNLIETAKATITSAAARKESRGAHAHRDYEKRDDENWMKHTLWYSEGNRLDYKPVITKPLTVDTFKPKPRTF comes from the coding sequence GTGGCAGCTATCAAATCCACAATTCCTACACGCCGCTTTGATGCGGTAATCGTTGGTGCCGGTGGTTCCGGTATGCGTGCTTCGCTACAGTTAGCGGAAGCTGGTTTAAATGTCGCCGTTTTGTCTAAGGTATTTCCTACCCGTTCGCACACTGTTGCAGCACAAGGTGGTATCGGTGCATCGCTGGGAAATATGTCCGAGGACAATTGGTACTGGCACATGTTTGACACGGTCAAGGGTTCAGATTATCTGGGTGACCAGGACGCAATCGAATTCATGTGTCGTGAAGCGGCGAAAGCCGTGTACGAATTAGAACATCTGGGTATGCCATTTGACCGTAACGCCGATGGCACTATTTATCAGCGTCCTTTCGGTGGTCATTCAGCCAATTTCGGTGAAAAGCCGGTGGCACGTGCTTGCGCAGCAGCTGACCGTACTGGTCATGCTTTATTGCACACACTGTATCAACGCAACGTTCGCGCCAAGACGCATTTTTTCGTTGAGTGGATGGCAATCGATCTGGTGCGCGATGCTGACGGCGATGTACTCGGCGTTCTTGCGCTGGAAATGGAAACTGGCGAGATCATGATGCTGGAAGCCAAAACCACTGTCATGGCAACCGGCGGCGCTGGTCGTATCTGGGCTGCGTCAACTAATGCGTTTATTAATACTGGCGACGGTATGGGTATGGCGGCACGCGCTGGTATTCCGTTGGAAGATATGGAATTCTGGCAGTTCCACCCAACTGGCGTAGCTGGCGCAGGCGTGCTGATTACTGAAGGCGTGCGCGGCGAGGGCGGTATTTTGATCAATGCCAACGGCGAGCGTTTCATGGAACGTTATGCGCCAACGCTGAAGGACTTGGCACCGCGTGACTTCGTTTCGCGTTCGATGGATCAGGAAATCAAAGAGGGCCGTGGTTGTGGTCCAAACAAGGATCACGTCATGCTGGATCTGCGCCATATCGGTGCCGAGACCATCAAGAAACGTCTGCCGTCGATTCTGGAAATTGGTCATAAATTCGCCAACGTCGATGCACTTAAAGAGCCTATCCCGGTCGTGCCGACTATCCATTATCAAATGGGTGGTATTCCGACTAACGTTTACGGTCAGGTTGTTGTGCCAAAGAACGGCATTCCTAACGCTATCGTGAATGGCCTGTATGCGATTGGCGAATGTGCTTGCGTGTCAGTGCATGGCGCAAATCGTCTTGGTACTAACTCGCTGCTGGACTTGGTTGTATTTGGTCGCGCTGCCGGTAACCACATCGTTGACAGTAAACTGAAAGAGCGCAGCAACAAGCCTCTGCCGGCCGATGCAACTGATGCCGCTCTGGCGCGGGTTGCAAAACTTGAAGCCAGTACAGGTTCCGAGCGCGTGCAAGATGTTGCCGGTGATATTCGCAAAACCATGCAACACTATTGCGGTGTGTTCCGGACTGACGAGTTGCTGCAGCAGGGCTATAAAGAAATTATGGTCCTCGATGAGCGTCGTAAGCATGTCGCCTTTAAGGATAAATCGAAAGTCTTCAATACTGCGCGGGTTGAGGCGCTGGAACTCGATAATCTGATCGAAACTGCTAAAGCCACGATTACATCGGCTGCTGCTCGTAAAGAATCACGCGGCGCGCATGCGCATCGTGACTACGAAAAGCGCGACGATGAAAACTGGATGAAGCATACCTTGTGGTACTCCGAAGGTAATCGACTCGACTATAAGCCAGTCATCACCAAGCCGCTGACCGTCGATACGTTCAAGCCAAAACCACGTACTTTCTAA
- a CDS encoding succinate dehydrogenase iron-sulfur subunit: MSRTVKFKIYRYDPDKDTKPYMQDLTVELLPTDKMLLDALQRIKADVDDSLALRRSCREGVCGSDAMNINGKNGLACTTNLNELSEPIILKPLPGLPVIRDLIVDMTQFFKQYDSVKPYLINDSIPPEKERLQTPEQREELDGLYECILCACCSTSCPSFWWNPDKFVGPAGLLQAYRFIADSRDEATGQRLDNLEDPYRLFRCRSIMNCVDVCPKGLNPNAAIGKIKELMVRRAV, encoded by the coding sequence ATGTCACGTACAGTTAAATTTAAAATCTATCGCTACGATCCGGACAAGGATACGAAGCCTTACATGCAAGACCTGACAGTTGAGTTGTTGCCAACTGACAAAATGCTACTGGATGCTTTGCAACGTATTAAAGCGGATGTTGATGATTCGTTAGCGTTGCGTCGTTCATGTCGCGAAGGTGTTTGTGGCTCTGATGCCATGAATATCAACGGCAAAAACGGTCTGGCATGTACTACTAATCTGAACGAATTGTCTGAGCCGATCATTTTGAAGCCTTTGCCTGGCTTACCAGTGATTCGCGATCTGATCGTCGATATGACGCAGTTCTTCAAGCAATACGATTCAGTTAAGCCATACCTGATCAACGACAGTATCCCGCCGGAAAAAGAACGTCTGCAAACGCCAGAGCAACGTGAAGAGCTGGATGGTCTTTACGAGTGTATTCTGTGTGCTTGCTGTTCGACCTCTTGTCCTTCGTTCTGGTGGAATCCAGACAAGTTCGTCGGTCCTGCCGGTTTGCTTCAGGCTTACCGTTTTATCGCCGATAGCCGCGATGAAGCAACTGGCCAGCGTCTGGATAACTTGGAAGATCCATATCGTCTGTTCCGTTGTCGTTCGATCATGAATTGCGTTGATGTTTGTCCTAAGGGCTTAAACCCGAACGCAGCGATCGGCAAAATCAAGGAATTGATGGTTCGTCGCGCGGTATAA
- a CDS encoding succinate dehydrogenase assembly factor 2: MTITHQADPAKRARLRWRARRGLLENDLILTRFLDANESTITDDDVDAFTRLMELTDIELMNLLMGRNEPEGEVDLPQVHALLARLRVA; encoded by the coding sequence ATGACCATTACCCATCAAGCTGATCCTGCAAAGCGCGCACGACTGCGCTGGCGCGCGCGACGCGGCCTATTGGAAAATGATTTAATACTGACCAGATTTCTGGATGCAAATGAGTCAACCATCACAGATGATGACGTCGACGCCTTTACCCGGCTGATGGAATTGACGGATATTGAACTGATGAATTTGTTGATGGGTCGTAACGAGCCAGAGGGTGAAGTGGATTTACCTCAGGTTCATGCTTTGCTAGCGCGATTACGCGTAGCCTGA
- the gltA gene encoding citrate synthase, giving the protein MTNADTKATLSFSDGSPSIDFPIYKGTVGPEVIDIRKLYGATGKFTYDPGFMSTAACNSSITYIDGDKGELLYRGYPIEQLAVNCDFLETCYLLLNGELPTEAEKETFDATVTAHTMVHEQMQFFFRGFRRDAHPMAVLVGTVGALSSFYHDSLDITNPRHREVSAIRLIAKLPTLVAMAYKYNVGQPFVYPRNNLSYSANFMHMMFSTPCEDYKVNDVLVRALDRILILHADHEQNASTSTVRLAGSSGANPFACIAAGIACLWGPAHGGANEAALNMLKEIGTVDNIPEFVKQVKDKNSTVKLMGFGHRVYKNYDPRAKLMRETCYEVLAELGLENDPLFKLAMALEKVALEDEYFVSRKLYPNVDFYSGIVQSALGIPVSLFTGIFAMARTVGWIAQWNEMISDPEQKIGRPRQLFIGSPTRDVVPLAERTDSK; this is encoded by the coding sequence ATGACCAACGCTGATACCAAAGCCACGCTATCATTTTCCGACGGTAGTCCATCCATTGATTTTCCGATTTATAAAGGAACTGTTGGTCCTGAAGTAATCGATATTCGTAAGTTATACGGTGCGACCGGTAAATTCACTTACGACCCGGGCTTTATGTCGACAGCTGCATGTAATTCGTCGATTACGTATATCGATGGCGACAAGGGCGAACTACTTTATCGTGGTTATCCGATTGAGCAATTGGCTGTTAATTGCGATTTCCTCGAAACTTGCTACCTGCTGCTGAATGGCGAGTTGCCGACAGAAGCAGAAAAAGAAACTTTCGATGCGACCGTGACTGCCCACACCATGGTTCACGAGCAGATGCAGTTTTTCTTCCGTGGTTTCCGTCGTGACGCACATCCTATGGCTGTGTTGGTTGGTACAGTTGGCGCGTTGTCATCGTTTTACCATGACTCGTTAGATATTACTAACCCACGTCATCGGGAAGTTTCGGCGATTCGCTTGATTGCCAAATTGCCAACGCTTGTTGCAATGGCATATAAATACAACGTCGGTCAGCCATTCGTCTATCCGCGTAATAATTTGTCGTACAGCGCTAATTTCATGCACATGATGTTCTCTACGCCTTGCGAAGATTACAAAGTAAATGACGTATTGGTACGTGCCCTGGATCGTATTTTGATTTTGCATGCTGATCACGAACAAAATGCATCGACTTCAACTGTCCGCTTAGCCGGTTCAAGCGGCGCGAATCCGTTTGCTTGTATCGCTGCTGGTATTGCTTGTTTGTGGGGCCCTGCACACGGCGGCGCTAACGAAGCAGCACTCAACATGCTGAAAGAAATCGGAACTGTCGATAACATTCCTGAATTCGTCAAACAAGTTAAAGACAAGAACTCAACCGTCAAATTGATGGGCTTTGGTCACCGTGTCTACAAGAACTACGACCCTCGCGCAAAATTGATGCGTGAAACTTGTTACGAAGTGCTGGCTGAATTGGGTCTGGAAAACGATCCTTTGTTCAAGTTGGCAATGGCCTTGGAAAAAGTGGCACTGGAAGACGAATACTTTGTTTCTCGCAAACTTTATCCGAACGTCGACTTCTACTCAGGTATTGTTCAGTCTGCACTAGGTATTCCTGTCTCACTGTTCACTGGAATCTTTGCAATGGCGCGTACCGTAGGCTGGATTGCACAATGGAACGAAATGATTTCCGATCCAGAGCAAAAAATCGGTCGTCCGCGTCAGTTGTTTATCGGCTCGCCGACACGTGATGTTGTGCCACTGGCAGAACGTACGGACAGTAAGTAA